In one window of candidate division WOR-3 bacterium DNA:
- a CDS encoding alkaline phosphatase family protein encodes MNKVCVIGIDGATFKIIDPLCKKGKLKAISNLIKEGKKYELETTIPPLTPSAWSSFMTGKNPGKHGILDFFELDDKLEYRLSSFKLRKQKKLWNILSFNNLKSIIYFVPFTYPPEKINGIFVSGFLTPSLNSDFTYPSEFKNELLKKFPNYRIGEKVKFSRKNPEIFFKDLIELTEIHGDVMEYLVKNKYFDLFMGVFMTCDHAQHWLWYDKEKVESVYEKIDEEIDKIVSNLPEGTLIILMSDHGFQDLKGHFYINSFLLKEGFLKLKKNYKNLLKMISYKSGFSPLKLSKIIYKLGLEGILRKNKESFGKTASKLGFSYSDIDFEKTYAFGFGYYGFIYINQKDRFPFGFVEKKEREKIIEDIKKSLIDLSREFNVNIKIFEREEIFKGENLNLMPDIVYSLDDFSYVSSWVPFPDLKFFGESMTEKTGDHDTKGILIISQKGRKISLKEKSYAKITDILPTVLNFLNLEIPSDMDGSSLLE; translated from the coding sequence ATGAATAAGGTTTGTGTAATTGGAATAGATGGTGCAACTTTTAAAATAATTGACCCTTTATGTAAAAAAGGAAAATTAAAGGCTATTTCAAATCTCATAAAAGAAGGAAAAAAATACGAACTTGAAACGACTATTCCGCCACTTACACCCTCAGCCTGGTCTTCCTTTATGACAGGTAAAAATCCTGGTAAGCATGGAATACTTGATTTCTTTGAATTGGATGATAAGCTTGAATACAGGTTGTCCTCTTTTAAATTGAGAAAACAAAAAAAATTATGGAACATTTTATCCTTTAATAATTTAAAATCCATTATTTATTTTGTTCCTTTCACATATCCGCCTGAAAAAATAAATGGTATATTTGTATCTGGTTTTTTAACACCTTCCTTGAACTCTGATTTTACATATCCAAGTGAGTTTAAAAATGAACTTTTGAAGAAATTTCCCAATTACAGGATAGGAGAAAAAGTTAAATTTTCAAGGAAAAATCCCGAAATATTCTTCAAAGATTTAATAGAACTTACAGAGATTCACGGAGATGTTATGGAGTATTTAGTTAAAAATAAATATTTTGATTTATTTATGGGAGTTTTCATGACTTGTGATCATGCCCAACACTGGTTATGGTATGATAAAGAAAAAGTAGAATCTGTCTATGAAAAAATTGATGAAGAAATAGATAAAATTGTTTCAAATTTACCTGAGGGAACTTTAATTATTTTAATGTCAGACCATGGATTCCAAGATCTAAAAGGACACTTTTATATAAATTCTTTTCTTTTAAAAGAGGGTTTTTTGAAATTAAAAAAGAATTACAAAAACTTATTAAAAATGATTTCCTATAAAAGTGGATTTTCACCTTTAAAACTATCAAAGATCATTTATAAATTGGGTCTTGAGGGGATTTTGAGAAAAAATAAAGAAAGTTTCGGTAAAACTGCCTCAAAGCTTGGTTTTTCCTATTCTGATATTGATTTTGAAAAAACCTATGCTTTTGGATTCGGTTATTATGGATTTATATACATAAATCAGAAAGATAGATTCCCTTTTGGTTTTGTAGAAAAAAAGGAAAGGGAAAAAATTATAGAAGATATAAAAAAATCTCTAATTGATCTTTCAAGAGAATTCAATGTTAACATAAAAATCTTTGAAAGGGAAGAAATTTTTAAAGGTGAAAATTTAAATTTAATGCCCGATATTGTTTATTCCCTTGATGATTTTTCATACGTTTCCTCCTGGGTTCCTTTTCCTGATTTAAAATTTTTTGGTGAGTCTATGACAGAAAAAACAGGTGACCATGACACTAAGGGGATACTGATAATTTCTCAAAAGGGAAGAAAGATTAGTTTAAAAGAGAAAAGCTACGCAAAAATAACCGATATATTACCTACGGTTCTTAATTTTTTAAATCTTGAAATCCCTTCTGATATGGATGGTTCTTCCCTTTTAGAGTAA
- a CDS encoding cyclic nucleotide-binding domain-containing protein, which yields MNKILYKKNEYIFREGDESDHIYIIDSGKVKIFKVKQHKEKILAVLGPGELFGEIGVLSKSKRSANAFTLEDTVLEIIKEEEISDILEKNLTLNLIIQTLIKRIKNLDGKINLISFLHEEFRLCFYFGVKYMEDKKTVFDIDEIAYFTDIEEEKISYFLDNLEQKGIVNRREDKYVIIRKPELIFEHTKYLFLEEKFRRKEKLKEKFYPLL from the coding sequence ATGAATAAAATTTTGTATAAAAAAAATGAATACATATTCAGGGAAGGAGATGAATCGGATCATATATATATCATAGATTCAGGTAAAGTTAAGATTTTTAAAGTTAAACAACACAAAGAAAAAATTTTAGCAGTATTAGGTCCCGGTGAGTTATTTGGAGAAATTGGAGTTTTATCAAAATCAAAAAGAAGTGCTAATGCTTTTACACTTGAAGACACTGTTTTAGAAATAATTAAGGAAGAGGAAATTTCTGATATTTTGGAAAAAAATCTTACTTTAAATTTAATAATTCAAACCCTAATAAAGAGAATTAAAAATTTAGATGGAAAAATAAACCTTATTTCTTTTCTTCATGAAGAATTTAGATTATGTTTTTACTTTGGTGTTAAATATATGGAAGATAAGAAAACAGTTTTTGATATTGATGAAATTGCATATTTCACAGATATTGAAGAAGAAAAAATATCTTACTTCTTAGATAATTTGGAACAAAAAGGCATTGTTAATAGAAGAGAAGATAAATATGTAATAATTAGAAAACCAGAATTAATTTTTGAACACACGAAGTATTTATTTTTAGAAGAAAAATTCAGAAGGAAAGAGAAATTAAAAGAAAAATTTTACCCTTTACTCTAA
- a CDS encoding radical SAM protein, with product MNKKSEFEWKKSYYNIEIEVDKGILLYNILSKGFVLLDEKEYIEFYKNENLWDKNEKMLEEFTSNGFIVKGNDREIFLKNFDEIENVNKKYLGITFVPTQLCNFNCSYCFERSKKYDMEESIFKKSIEFIKEIIDSKNELENISVLFFGGEPLVKLDMVLKFGEVIKNISKEKKLNFSSSIITNGYYLNYDTAKALCEICNLKFVQITFDGDRNFHNKRRNNSYEILMNNLEKIKEFKDLKISIRIQVDKENIFSIKNLLNDLKKFDEDKNISFYFSPILGEFEENLDKRNIYFDEKEFGKILTENIIPLIFEIGFNNFELYPQPHAGGCGFVSENSFIIDADGRLKECLELVGEKESCGNIFDKKINKKLSNLKFKLPDFCVYCKFLPLCNGSCPLRRLKGIIKCSFWKYSLKDYLKKIYEFKFK from the coding sequence ATGAATAAAAAGAGTGAGTTTGAGTGGAAAAAAAGCTATTATAATATAGAAATAGAAGTTGATAAAGGAATTCTACTTTACAATATTCTGTCAAAAGGTTTTGTTCTTCTTGATGAAAAGGAATATATTGAATTTTATAAAAATGAAAATTTATGGGATAAAAACGAAAAAATGTTAGAAGAGTTTACTTCAAATGGATTTATTGTTAAAGGAAATGATAGGGAAATTTTTTTAAAGAATTTCGATGAAATTGAAAATGTAAATAAAAAATATTTAGGCATCACTTTTGTTCCAACCCAGCTCTGTAACTTCAATTGTTCTTACTGTTTTGAAAGAAGTAAAAAATATGATATGGAGGAATCAATTTTTAAAAAATCTATTGAATTTATAAAGGAAATTATAGATAGCAAAAATGAGCTAGAAAATATAAGTGTGTTATTCTTTGGAGGGGAACCATTGGTAAAACTTGACATGGTATTAAAGTTTGGAGAAGTCATAAAAAATATATCCAAAGAAAAAAAATTAAATTTCTCTTCTTCAATCATTACAAATGGTTATTATTTAAATTATGACACTGCAAAAGCACTCTGCGAAATTTGCAATTTAAAATTTGTCCAAATAACCTTTGATGGTGATAGAAATTTTCATAATAAAAGAAGAAATAACAGTTATGAAATTTTAATGAATAATTTAGAAAAAATCAAAGAATTTAAAGATTTAAAAATTTCAATAAGAATTCAGGTTGATAAGGAAAACATTTTTAGTATTAAGAATCTTTTAAATGATTTGAAAAAATTTGATGAAGACAAAAATATTAGTTTCTATTTCTCTCCCATCCTGGGTGAATTTGAAGAAAATCTTGATAAAAGAAATATTTACTTTGATGAAAAAGAATTTGGGAAAATACTTACAGAAAATATAATTCCTTTAATTTTTGAGATAGGTTTTAATAATTTTGAACTTTATCCACAACCTCATGCAGGTGGATGTGGTTTTGTATCAGAAAACAGTTTTATAATTGATGCTGATGGAAGATTAAAAGAATGCCTTGAACTTGTTGGAGAAAAGGAAAGCTGTGGTAATATTTTTGATAAAAAAATTAATAAAAAATTGAGTAATCTTAAATTTAAATTACCAGATTTTTGTGTTTATTGTAAGTTTTTACCACTATGTAATGGTTCCTGTCCTTTGAGAAGGTTAAAGGGAATTATTAAATGCTCATTCTGGAAGTATTCACTTAAAGATTATTTAAAGAAAATCTACGAATTTAAATTTAAATGA
- a CDS encoding tetratricopeptide repeat protein: MKEEEKLFNEAKKLYNEGKFWEALKIMKDLAQKRENYADFQHFLGVIYYSLSMLDEAISQFEKAIEINPNYIEAHLNLSIALNDKGDYIRAKEHYEKAVKLEKEGGRIPVSLRNNLANTYMKLGDTFYEIGEYERAKEEYEKAIEIAPYFLDIRTKHAKTLMQLNEIEKAIYSLEEILLLNPKYEEAKVILGICYYKKGEKNKAKEILQEVLKINPENSKAKAYISMLKNE; this comes from the coding sequence ATGAAAGAAGAAGAAAAACTATTTAATGAGGCAAAAAAATTATATAATGAAGGAAAATTCTGGGAGGCTTTGAAAATTATGAAAGACCTTGCACAAAAAAGAGAAAATTATGCTGATTTTCAGCATTTTCTTGGTGTCATATACTATTCTCTTTCAATGCTGGATGAAGCAATTTCCCAGTTTGAAAAGGCAATTGAGATAAATCCAAATTATATTGAGGCACACCTTAATTTATCAATAGCACTTAATGATAAGGGGGATTATATAAGAGCAAAGGAACATTACGAAAAAGCTGTAAAACTGGAAAAGGAAGGAGGAAGAATACCAGTAAGTCTCAGAAACAACCTTGCAAATACCTATATGAAACTGGGAGACACCTTTTATGAAATAGGAGAATACGAAAGAGCAAAAGAGGAGTATGAAAAGGCAATTGAAATAGCACCTTATTTCCTTGATATAAGAACAAAGCATGCAAAAACTCTTATGCAATTGAATGAAATTGAAAAAGCTATCTATTCCCTTGAGGAGATCCTTTTGTTAAATCCTAAATATGAAGAAGCAAAGGTAATACTTGGGATATGTTATTATAAAAAGGGAGAAAAAAATAAAGCAAAGGAAATTTTACAGGAAGTTTTAAAAATTAACCCTGAAAATTCAAAGGCAAAAGCCTATATTAGTATGCTCAAAAATGAATAG
- a CDS encoding carbohydrate binding family 9 domain-containing protein — protein MIKLIFLFSYLLTIQKFEEGKIVIDGILSKDEWSSLTPITEFIETQPEEGKIPPFKTEVFIGYDNENIYFAFKCYDDMKTIRKTLTKRDEFAMDDMVVIFLDTYGKEKEGYIFGTNPLGVQFDGLKGAPPQNIEDWSFDTYFEVKSSISDSFWSCEFKIPFSSLRFESKEKQEWNLLLLRIRPRETFTFYSFPLLSKNIPSFFGQGAKIIIPERIYSKEKRNDFIPYLISSQTGIRDSINYKNENVRFNLGLSG, from the coding sequence ATGATTAAATTGATTTTCTTATTCTCTTATCTTTTAACCATTCAAAAATTTGAGGAAGGGAAAATTGTAATTGATGGGATTCTATCAAAGGATGAATGGTCATCTTTAACCCCAATCACTGAATTCATTGAAACTCAACCAGAAGAAGGTAAAATTCCTCCTTTCAAAACTGAAGTATTTATCGGTTATGATAATGAGAATATATATTTTGCCTTTAAATGCTATGATGATATGAAAACTATAAGGAAAACTCTAACAAAGAGGGATGAATTTGCAATGGATGATATGGTTGTTATTTTTCTTGATACTTACGGAAAAGAAAAAGAAGGTTATATTTTTGGAACAAATCCTTTAGGTGTTCAATTTGATGGTTTAAAAGGAGCTCCTCCACAAAACATAGAAGACTGGTCTTTTGATACATATTTTGAAGTTAAATCCTCTATATCAGATTCTTTCTGGTCTTGTGAATTCAAAATTCCTTTTTCCTCTTTAAGATTTGAAAGTAAAGAAAAACAGGAATGGAACCTTTTACTTTTAAGAATAAGACCAAGAGAAACTTTTACATTTTACTCCTTCCCCTTGCTTTCAAAAAATATCCCTTCCTTTTTTGGGCAGGGAGCAAAGATTATAATTCCTGAAAGAATTTATTCAAAAGAAAAAAGAAATGATTTTATTCCCTATTTGATTAGTTCTCAAACTGGAATAAGGGATAGCATAAATTACAAAAATGAAAATGTTAGATTTAATCTTGGTTTATCTGGA
- a CDS encoding polyphenol oxidase family protein, translating to MKIKKKIGDNLIILLIDEKPEFEYISLNQVHGDKVIFAEDYEEEDKEGDGLITRTGKILCVKTADCIPLVVLTENPFFYGIFHVGWRSLFKGIIKKGIREFLKYGFNPKNLYAYLGPSICSNCYEVGIEFKDFDNQFLFKRNNKFFYDLRGKTVYELLKMGVKNIHLSSLCTFEENFLPSYRRDKTDRRILNCVMYFN from the coding sequence GTGAAAATCAAAAAGAAAATAGGGGATAATCTTATTATTTTATTAATTGATGAAAAACCTGAATTTGAGTATATTTCTTTAAATCAGGTTCATGGTGATAAAGTGATTTTTGCCGAGGATTATGAGGAAGAGGATAAAGAGGGTGATGGACTTATAACAAGGACTGGTAAAATTTTATGTGTAAAGACTGCTGATTGTATTCCTCTTGTTGTATTAACGGAAAATCCCTTTTTTTACGGAATTTTTCATGTAGGATGGCGCTCACTTTTTAAGGGGATAATAAAAAAGGGAATAAGAGAATTTTTAAAATATGGATTTAACCCTAAAAATCTTTATGCTTATCTTGGACCTTCAATATGTTCAAACTGTTATGAAGTTGGAATTGAGTTTAAAGATTTTGACAACCAATTTTTATTTAAAAGGAATAATAAATTTTTTTATGATTTAAGAGGAAAAACTGTATATGAGCTTTTAAAAATGGGAGTTAAAAATATACATCTTTCAAGTCTTTGCACCTTTGAAGAAAATTTTCTGCCCTCTTATAGAAGGGATAAGACTGATAGAAGAATTTTAAATTGTGTTATGTATTTTAATTAA
- a CDS encoding ABC transporter ATP-binding protein, whose protein sequence is MREIKKFFSTFKNLVWKNNSFRFSVFVLFTLLSVFFATITSFLVKEIVDKGVINKDFNFLFRFGFLTLFSWMISILLGFFSTITLRYLRNRVEIKLRVNLLKNFYSLDYEFISKRPSGYFLSRIHDEPDSIITSLLTTTSGIVLNLFWSILGFSIGFLIAPQLCIFIIPFFLINTFLNYFFGGKYKIFIKERDEKSALLQGFLNNLIENYKLIKIFEIINHAEKKFKLKLKEFLQFLTKVTFFTASINNIQAFLQMIMQIGLLIFAGYEILNGRLTIGGYLGFSTILWQLISAVENLYNSIINIRECTGEIERMEELSPSPYKVSFNFSNNKKIVFKNVEVSLLDKKIKYPDFEIPEGKRVLILGENGSGKTTLLYTLCGLYPFNGEISLFSKNISISFAPPLLIDGNIYENLEIISGCKKEEIDYYLDIFNLNHLKTKNVNLLSAGERKKIDIIRCFLKKSDIYLFDEPFTNVDENGKEKFLETMGKFKDKTFIITSPSQFETLNQFFDIIIKIKKEEQNEGNK, encoded by the coding sequence ATGAGAGAAATTAAAAAATTTTTCTCAACTTTCAAAAATTTAGTATGGAAAAACAACAGCTTTAGATTTTCAGTTTTTGTTTTATTTACCCTTTTAAGTGTATTTTTCGCTACAATTACTTCGTTTTTAGTGAAAGAAATTGTGGATAAGGGTGTAATAAATAAAGATTTTAACTTTCTTTTTCGTTTTGGTTTTTTGACACTTTTTTCCTGGATGATATCAATACTTTTGGGTTTCTTTTCAACTATAACTTTAAGATATTTAAGAAACAGGGTCGAAATAAAACTAAGGGTAAATTTACTTAAAAATTTCTATTCCCTCGATTATGAATTTATTTCAAAACGTCCTTCAGGGTATTTTTTATCAAGAATTCATGATGAGCCCGATTCAATAATAACAAGTTTATTAACAACAACCTCTGGTATTGTTTTAAATCTTTTCTGGAGTATACTTGGTTTTTCTATTGGTTTCTTAATTGCTCCCCAGTTATGCATTTTCATTATCCCATTTTTTTTAATAAATACTTTTTTAAATTACTTTTTCGGAGGAAAATATAAAATTTTTATTAAAGAAAGGGATGAAAAAAGTGCTTTACTTCAGGGTTTTTTAAATAATTTAATTGAAAATTATAAGTTGATAAAAATTTTTGAAATAATTAACCATGCAGAGAAAAAATTTAAATTGAAATTAAAAGAATTTCTTCAATTTTTAACAAAAGTAACATTCTTTACAGCTTCTATAAACAATATTCAAGCATTTCTCCAGATGATTATGCAGATTGGGTTACTGATTTTTGCAGGTTATGAAATTTTAAATGGTAGGTTAACAATAGGTGGTTATTTAGGTTTTAGCACAATATTATGGCAGTTGATTTCTGCTGTTGAAAACCTGTATAATTCAATAATAAACATCAGGGAATGCACTGGAGAAATAGAAAGAATGGAAGAGCTTTCTCCATCCCCTTATAAAGTTTCATTTAATTTTTCAAATAATAAAAAGATTGTATTTAAAAATGTTGAAGTTAGTCTTCTTGATAAAAAAATTAAATATCCAGATTTTGAAATTCCTGAAGGTAAAAGGGTTTTAATTTTAGGAGAAAATGGGAGTGGAAAAACAACACTACTTTATACCCTTTGTGGTCTTTATCCTTTTAATGGTGAAATAAGTTTATTTTCAAAAAATATTTCAATTTCCTTTGCCCCTCCACTTTTAATAGACGGGAATATATATGAGAATTTAGAAATTATTTCGGGATGTAAAAAAGAGGAAATAGACTATTATCTTGATATTTTTAATTTGAATCATTTAAAAACAAAAAATGTAAATTTGCTTTCAGCAGGGGAAAGAAAGAAAATTGATATAATAAGATGTTTTCTTAAAAAAAGTGATATATATCTTTTTGATGAACCCTTTACTAATGTTGACGAAAATGGAAAGGAAAAGTTTTTAGAGACCATGGGAAAGTTTAAAGATAAGACATTTATAATTACATCGCCCTCGCAATTTGAAACTCTTAATCAATTTTTCGATATAATTATAAAAATTAAAAAGGAGGAACAAAATGAAGGTAATAAATAA